Proteins from a single region of Mytilus trossulus isolate FHL-02 chromosome 2, PNRI_Mtr1.1.1.hap1, whole genome shotgun sequence:
- the LOC134707627 gene encoding uncharacterized protein LOC134707627 isoform X1, with translation MGGILSNLTGSPETSESQGCNIFWGHVTRELYEVFRKYDDGNGRIPLCQLRKAFNEVHLYPSKSQIFEMVQCAVEYGSPCEPDHVTFGEFCILVTELKNHYHNCHNIITPKPKSLYREKKTETDSIKWKKRENTTHFQVFLGGSCNPTTWRQELAIPFLKSHGITFYNPQVQNWRPELLELEAQAKENADIMFFVIDKETRGISSMIEVGYLVASMKQVILVLTEIEDNDTECKRVFTEQEKSDLCRGRKILEDLVERNSVPVFTDIDTALKCTEIVLNQGLRVQDLDLQHGAQPVIHGHIPVGETLLQMREAFNSMDSASFTTVDDQQLTPQELKLAYKSCTGKDLDSKWLKKKDKHSKYYFEEFCCIMVESQVQPGTVQKKITSFISTIFGKFSGHSSYSMPCHSEKDFRDVYLGGSCGDSNWRDKIAIPILRKNGISYVNPFISGYNQKLIPIQVQAREKCRLLLYVITDRTRSLSSMIEAGYYVGLGCKVILCIQQMKEGAMIGGEKISECGVKDYARGRAYLADLANREGVHIFEDILETVMYCVSYLQEIPVDTGY, from the exons ATGGGAGGCATTCTATCAAATTTGACAGGATCTCCAGAAACAAGTGAATCCCAGGGGTGTAATATATTTTGGGGACATGTCACCAG AGAACTTTATGAAGTGTTCAGGAAGTATGATGATGGAAATGGCAGGATACCATTATGTCAACTCAGGAAAGCTTTCAATGAAGTACATCTGTATCCATCAAAATCACAAA TTTTTGAGATGGTACAATGTGCCGTCGAATATGGCAGCCCTTGTGAACCAGATCATGTGACATTTGGAGAATTCTGCATCCTGGTAACAGAGCTTAAAAATCATTATCATAACTG CCATAATATCATTACACCAAAACCAAAGAGTTTATACAGAGAGAAAAAGACAGAAACAGATAGCATAAAATGGAAAAAGCGAG AAAACACAACACATTTCCAAG TTTTCCTTGGAGGCTCGTGTAACCCTACTACATGGAGACAGGAGCTGGCTATTCCATTTCTAAAGTCACATGGTATCACATTTTATAATCCT CAGGTACAAAACTGGAGACCAGAACTACTTGAACTAGAAGCACAAGCCAAAGAG AATGCAGACATCATGTTCTTTGTAATAGACAAGGAAACAAGAGGAATATCATCTATGATTGAAGTAGGATACCTAGTTG CTAGCATGAAGCAAGTTATACTAGTGCTGACAGAAATAGAAGACAATGATACAGAATGTAAAAGAGTATTTACGGAACA GGAAAAGAGTGATTTATGCAGAGGACGTAAGATATTAGAAGATCTGGTAGAGAGGAATTCTGTTCCAGTATTTACTGATATAGATACAGCTTTGAAATGTACAGAAATTGTCCTGAATCag GGTCTGCGAGTTCAAGACTTAGACTTGCAGCATGGTGCTCAGCCTGTTATTCATGGACATATTCCTGTTGGAGAAACACTATT ACAAATGAGAGAAGCCTTTAACTCAATGGACAGTGCTAGTTTTACTACAGTAGATGATCAGCAATTGACTCCTCAAGAA TTGAAGCTAGCATATAAAAGCTGTACTGGAAAAGATCTGGATAGTAAATGgttaaagaaaaaagacaaacattctaaatattattttgaggAATTCTGTTGTATAATGGTAGAAAGCCAAGTGCAG ccAGGTACTGTACAGAAAAAGATAACAAGTTTTATATCCACTATATTTGGCA AATTTTCTGGCCATTCAAGCTATTCCATGCCTTGTCATTCAGAGAAAGACTTCAGGGATGTATATTTAGGGGGCAGCTGTGGGGACTCCAACTGGAGAGATAAGATTGCTATACCAATTCTCAG gAAAAATGGTATATCCTATGTCAACCCCTTTATATCAGGGTACAACCAAAAACTGATACCAATACAAGTGCAAGCTAGAGAGAAATGTAGACTGTTACTTTATGTTATAACAGATAGGACCAGGTCACTATCGTCAATGATAGAG GCTGGTTACTATGTTGGATTAGGATGTAAAGTTATACTATGTATACAGCAGATGAAAGAGGGAGCAATGATAGGAGGAGAAAAG ATTTCTGAATGTGGAGTGAAAGACTACGCCCGGGGACGCGCGTACTTAGCAGATTTAGCCAACAGAGAAGGAGTACATATATTTGAAGACATTTTAGAAACTGTAATGTATTGTGTAAGTTATCTTCAAGAAATTCCTGTAGATACGGGATATTGA
- the LOC134707627 gene encoding uncharacterized protein LOC134707627 isoform X2 has translation MGGILSNLTGSPETSESQGCNIFWGHVTRELYEVFRKYDDGNGRIPLCQLRKAFNEVHLYPSKSQIFEMVQCAVEYGSPCEPDHVTFGEFCILVTELKNHYHNCHNIITPKPKSLYREKKTETDSIKWKKRVFLGGSCNPTTWRQELAIPFLKSHGITFYNPQVQNWRPELLELEAQAKENADIMFFVIDKETRGISSMIEVGYLVASMKQVILVLTEIEDNDTECKRVFTEQEKSDLCRGRKILEDLVERNSVPVFTDIDTALKCTEIVLNQGLRVQDLDLQHGAQPVIHGHIPVGETLLQMREAFNSMDSASFTTVDDQQLTPQELKLAYKSCTGKDLDSKWLKKKDKHSKYYFEEFCCIMVESQVQPGTVQKKITSFISTIFGKFSGHSSYSMPCHSEKDFRDVYLGGSCGDSNWRDKIAIPILRKNGISYVNPFISGYNQKLIPIQVQAREKCRLLLYVITDRTRSLSSMIEAGYYVGLGCKVILCIQQMKEGAMIGGEKISECGVKDYARGRAYLADLANREGVHIFEDILETVMYCVSYLQEIPVDTGY, from the exons ATGGGAGGCATTCTATCAAATTTGACAGGATCTCCAGAAACAAGTGAATCCCAGGGGTGTAATATATTTTGGGGACATGTCACCAG AGAACTTTATGAAGTGTTCAGGAAGTATGATGATGGAAATGGCAGGATACCATTATGTCAACTCAGGAAAGCTTTCAATGAAGTACATCTGTATCCATCAAAATCACAAA TTTTTGAGATGGTACAATGTGCCGTCGAATATGGCAGCCCTTGTGAACCAGATCATGTGACATTTGGAGAATTCTGCATCCTGGTAACAGAGCTTAAAAATCATTATCATAACTG CCATAATATCATTACACCAAAACCAAAGAGTTTATACAGAGAGAAAAAGACAGAAACAGATAGCATAAAATGGAAAAAGCGAG TTTTCCTTGGAGGCTCGTGTAACCCTACTACATGGAGACAGGAGCTGGCTATTCCATTTCTAAAGTCACATGGTATCACATTTTATAATCCT CAGGTACAAAACTGGAGACCAGAACTACTTGAACTAGAAGCACAAGCCAAAGAG AATGCAGACATCATGTTCTTTGTAATAGACAAGGAAACAAGAGGAATATCATCTATGATTGAAGTAGGATACCTAGTTG CTAGCATGAAGCAAGTTATACTAGTGCTGACAGAAATAGAAGACAATGATACAGAATGTAAAAGAGTATTTACGGAACA GGAAAAGAGTGATTTATGCAGAGGACGTAAGATATTAGAAGATCTGGTAGAGAGGAATTCTGTTCCAGTATTTACTGATATAGATACAGCTTTGAAATGTACAGAAATTGTCCTGAATCag GGTCTGCGAGTTCAAGACTTAGACTTGCAGCATGGTGCTCAGCCTGTTATTCATGGACATATTCCTGTTGGAGAAACACTATT ACAAATGAGAGAAGCCTTTAACTCAATGGACAGTGCTAGTTTTACTACAGTAGATGATCAGCAATTGACTCCTCAAGAA TTGAAGCTAGCATATAAAAGCTGTACTGGAAAAGATCTGGATAGTAAATGgttaaagaaaaaagacaaacattctaaatattattttgaggAATTCTGTTGTATAATGGTAGAAAGCCAAGTGCAG ccAGGTACTGTACAGAAAAAGATAACAAGTTTTATATCCACTATATTTGGCA AATTTTCTGGCCATTCAAGCTATTCCATGCCTTGTCATTCAGAGAAAGACTTCAGGGATGTATATTTAGGGGGCAGCTGTGGGGACTCCAACTGGAGAGATAAGATTGCTATACCAATTCTCAG gAAAAATGGTATATCCTATGTCAACCCCTTTATATCAGGGTACAACCAAAAACTGATACCAATACAAGTGCAAGCTAGAGAGAAATGTAGACTGTTACTTTATGTTATAACAGATAGGACCAGGTCACTATCGTCAATGATAGAG GCTGGTTACTATGTTGGATTAGGATGTAAAGTTATACTATGTATACAGCAGATGAAAGAGGGAGCAATGATAGGAGGAGAAAAG ATTTCTGAATGTGGAGTGAAAGACTACGCCCGGGGACGCGCGTACTTAGCAGATTTAGCCAACAGAGAAGGAGTACATATATTTGAAGACATTTTAGAAACTGTAATGTATTGTGTAAGTTATCTTCAAGAAATTCCTGTAGATACGGGATATTGA
- the LOC134707629 gene encoding uncharacterized protein LOC134707629 produces MADAMLSKTDSKSLKKGSSASNEAKGKNPKRKSSGDDSRSKNDDTNSCSSGAKIVSSGEAGTVASRLKGLSQNTGEASKEPTLAEVFSVLKNMQQEQSSQKTDFVSLKSMVDELYYVEPEGYDESQGADPEVYDENNNDNNDHVGDTEVAEPPAKKQKTVDKEGDNVFKAAAQAYRSKDNVDTSVDDTLADTVNEFFREGISDEKYNELMKSVARPENCVSLTRTRVNQLIWDLLSPQTRSFDSVIQQHQETVVKASCNITKLLNMLCKLKSELGDDCQQEMQSCIDLGIDSIALLSQYNKMTNIKRKEYQRFDLSPEYHHLSSPSIPFTDMLYGDNVHQKSKEIQDMNRLGRNLNNNNNARGRGNGFSRGGSFGRGRGFGRGHAGSRRGGYRGGRGRGYGGRGQYSNDQGGSKNLRGVPSFLRK; encoded by the coding sequence ATGGCGGATGCCATGCTCTCGAAAACTGATTCAAAATCCTTGAAGAAAGGTTCAAGTGCTTCAAATGAGGCAAAAGGTAAAAATCCTAAAAGAAAATCATCCGGTGATGATTCTCGTTCAAAGAATGACGATACAAATAGTTGTAGTAGTGGTGCAAAAATTGTCAGCTCCGGCGAGGCCGGAACTGTTGCTTCAAGACTTAAAGGTCTGAGTCAAAATACTGGCGAAGCTAGTAAAGAGCCCACTTTAGCTGAGGTTTTTTCAGTTCTGAAGAACATGCAACAGGAACAGAGTTCCCAAAAAACTGATTTTGTGTCTCTCAAGTCGATGGTCGACGAATTGTATTACGTTGAGCCTGAGGGTTACGATGAAAGCCAGGGTGCAGACCCTGAGgtttatgatgaaaataataatgacaATAATGATCATGTTGGTGATACTGAGGTTGCAGAACCTCCagctaaaaaacaaaaaactgttgACAAAGAGGGTGACAATGTTTTTAAAGCTGCTGCTCAAGCTTATAGGTCAAAAGATAATGTTGATACAAGTGTAGATGACACTTTAGCTGACACGGTTAATGAATTTTTCCGTGAGGGAATATCTGATGAAAAATACAATGAACTGATGAAATCAGTAGCTAGACCAGAGAATTGTGTTTCTCTTACAAGGACTAGAGTAAATCAGCTCATTTGGGATTTACTCTCTCCTCAAACTAGATCTTTTGATTCGGTCATACAACAACATCAAGAGACTGTTGTTAAAGCATCATGtaacattacaaaattattaaatatgttgTGCAAACTAAAATCTGAATTGGGTGACGACTGTCAACAAGAAATGCAGTCTTGCATAGATTTGGGGATTGATTCCATAGCTTTACTGTCACAATATAACAAGATGactaatataaaaagaaaggaATATCAAAGATTTGATTTAAGTCCTGAATATCATCATTTAAGTTCACCCTCAATTCCTTTCACTGACATGCTTTATGGtgacaatgtccatcaaaagtCGAAAGAAATTCAAGACATGAACAGACTTGGtcgaaatttaaataataataataatgcaaGAGGTAGAGGAAATGGTTTTTCTCGAGGAGGTAGTTTTGGTAGAGGACGAGGTTTTGGTAGAGGCCATGCAGGGTCTCGTCGTGGTGGATACAGAGGTGGTCGAGGCCGTGGTTACGGCGGTAGAGGCCAGTATTCAAATGATCAAGGTGGTTCAAAAAACTTGAGAGGTGTTCCAAGTTTCCTGAGGAAGTAA
- the LOC134707630 gene encoding uncharacterized protein LOC134707630 has protein sequence MAKHIYVYDGKGVSKEATEMLFESLKTMCGRYTIALISPEEIRKGDLLRTAALLAVGGGYDTGYIQALQSDGIRNIKNYVEGGGSYLGICAGAYLACRRIEFDKGGKFEVCGSRDLGFFPGVCIGPTFPGFLYDSEAGAHAAQIKTDDFMVTNISDHGSKDIIRKGIPDTYLYFNGGGHFTLDDETSHNVKVIARYINSPDDIPHPAAVWCKVGRGVAVLSGPHFEYIADKLDPSIVYLKTVIPKMKQTLLSRDIFYRTILKLLKISKL, from the exons ATGGCAaagcatatatatgtatatgatgGAAAAGGAGTTAGCAAAGAAGCCACTGAGATGCTATTCGAGTCTTTAAAGACCATGTGTGGACGTTACACAATTGCTCTTATCTCACCAGAGGAAATTCGAAAAG GAGATTTATTACGAACAGCAGCATTGCTAGCTGTAGGTGGCGGTTATGACACTGGATACATACAGGCTCTTCAGTCAGACGGAATACGAAATATAAAGAACTATGTAGAGGGTGGTGGGTCATATTTAGGTATTTGTGCAGGAGCATATTTAGCATGTCGGAGAATCGAGTTTGATAAAGGTGGAAAATTTGAAGTATGTGGAAGCCGAGATCTTGGATTTTTCCCag GAGTTTGTATTGGACCAACATTTCCTGGATTTCTTTATGACAGTGAGGCGGGAGCTCATGCAGCACAAATCAAAACAGACGATTTCATGGTTACAAACATTTCTGATCATGGTAGCAAAGACATTATCCGAAAAGGCATTCCAGACACCTACTTGTATTTCAATGGTGGCGGCCATTTTACTTTAGACGACGAAACTTCACATAACGTAAAGGTTATAGCAAGATACATTAATTCACCAGACGATATTCCACACCCTGCAGCTGTCTGGTGCAAGGTTGGAAGAGGCGTGGCCGTGCTGAGCGGGCCACATTTTGAGTATATAGCTGATAAATTGGACCCGTCTATTGTGTATTTAAAAACTGTTATTCCTAAGATGAAACAAACACTTCTCTCGAGGGATATATTTTACAGGACTATTTTGAAGTTGCTGAAAATTTCCAAGTTATGA